Below is a window of Variovorax sp. TBS-050B DNA.
GCGGGAATGCCGGCGGTCGCCGATCCCGGTTCCTCGGTGGCGCGCGCCGCGCACGAGCTGGGCCTCGCGGTGGTGCCGCTCACCGGCCCGGTGTCGCTGCTGCTGGCCCTCGCGGCGAGCGGCCTCAACGGCCAGAACTTCGCCTTCGTCGGCTACCTGCCCCAGGATGCGGGCGAGCGCCAGGCGCGCATCCGCGAACTGGAGGCGCTCGCACTCAGGACCGGCCAGACGCAGCTGTTCATCGAGACGCCCTACCGCAATGCCGCGCTGCTGCAGGCGCTGGTGCAGACGCTGCAGCACAACACCCGGCTCGCGGTGGCGCGCGGCCTGACGCTCGCCAGCGCGCAGGTCCGCAGCCAGACGGTGAAGGCATGGCGCGCCAAGCCGCAGGACGTGGCCGACGAGCGCCTGCCCGCCGTGTTCGCGATCGGGCGCTGACGATGGAAGTGACCACCGGCCACCGCTGGGCTTCGCGCGCGCAGTTCTTTTCTTCCGGCTTCATCTTCGCGACCTGGGGCGTGCACGTGCCGACGGTCAAGGCGCACTACGGCATCGACGAGGCCCAGCTCGGCATCGCGATGCTCGCGGCCGGCGCCGGCGCGATGGTCGGGCTGACGAGCGCCGGCCGCTGGATCGGCCGCCACGGGCCCCGCCGCATGGCCGCGCTCTGCGGCTGCATCTACGCGCTGCTGCTCGCCGGCCTGATCGCGATGCCGGGCTATCCGGCCCTGCTCGGGCTGCTGGCCGCCTTCGGCCTCGTCACGAGCGTGTTCGACGTGGCCATCAACACCGAGGCGGCGCAGCTCGAACTGCACGGCGCCAGGCCGCTGATGAGCGGCATGCACGGCATGTTCAGCCTCGGCGGCATGGCAGGCGCTGCGAGCGGGAGCGCGGTGCTGGCCGCCGGGCTCGGCCCGCAGGCGCATCTGCTGTGGGTGGCCGCGGCGATGGTGCTGGTGGTGGCGATCGCGTCCACGCGCATGCTGCCGCCTGCCGCCGCGCCCGCCGATGCGGCGCCGGCCGCACGCGGCTTCCGGCTGCCGCGCGGCACGCTGGCGGTGCTGGGCGTGCTCGCCGCGCTGGGGCTGATCGCCGAAGGCGCGATCTACGACTGGAGCGTGCTCTACATGCAGCAGGAGCTCCGCAGTCCGCAGGAGCAGGCCGCCCTCGCCTACGCGAGCTTCTCGGCGGCCATGGCGGCCGCGCGCTTCGGCGGCGACGCGATGCGGGCGCGCTTCTCGCCGGCGGCGCTGCTGCTCGGCAGCGGCGTGCTCGCGGCGGCGGCGATGACGCTGGTGCTGCTGACCGACCTGCCCTGGGTGGCGCTGGCGGGCTTCGCCGGCGTGGGCATCGGTTTCGCGAACGTGGTGCCGATCCTGTTCGGCGCCTCCGCCCGCGTCCCGGGCGTGGAGCCGGCCAGCGGCATCGCCGCGGTGTCGGCCGTGGCGTACCTGGGCTTCATGGCCGGACCGGCGGTCATCGGCCTGCTCGCGCGGGCGAGTTCGCTGACCGCCGCGCTCTATGTGGTGGTGGTGTTCGCCGTGGCGCTGGCGGCCTCGGCGCGCTTCACGGAAGGCGGCAGCCGGGCCTGAGCCGCCGCCGGCCGCCGCGGCGGTTCAGCGCAGCGCCGGCGAGGCGAGCTGCATCGAGCGCACGGCGGCGTCGCCCATGGCGGCGCCGAACTTCTTGGCCAGCTTCTCGGCCACGTTGTCGCGCCGCGTGTAGTCGGTGACCTCCTCGGCCTTGATGACCTCGCGCGCCACGTAGTCGACGTTGCCGAGCTGGTCGGCGAGGCCGAACTGGACCGCCTGCTCGCCGCTCCAGAAGAGGCCGCTGAAAAGGCCCGGCGTGTCGAGCTTGAGCCGGTCGCCTCGCCCGCTCTTCACCACGTTGATGAACTGCGTGTGGATCTGGTTCAGCATCGCCTGGGCGTGGGCGCGCTGCGCATCGTTCATCGGGCTGAAGGGATCGAGGAAGCCCTTGTTCTCGCCGGCCGTGAGCAGCCGCCGCTCGACGCCGACCTTCTCCATCACGCCGGTGAAGCCGAAGCCGTCCATCAGCACGCCGATGCTGCCGACGATGCTGGCCTTGTCGACGAAGATCTTGTCGGTGGCGGCGGCGATGTAGTAGGCGGCCGAGGCGCAGGTCTCCTCGACCACCGCATAGACCGGCTTCTTGTGCTTGGCCTTGAGGCGCTTGATCTCGTCGCTGATGATGCCGGCCTGCACCGGGCTGCCGCCGGGCGAGTTGATGAGCAGCACGATGCCCTTGGCACCCTCGTCCTCGAAGGCCGTCTTCATCGCGGCGATGACGAACTCCGCGCTCGCGTCGCCGCCGTTGGCGATCTCGCCCTTGATCTCGACCACCGCGGTGTGGGCGGTGCTCTTCGCGGCGCTCGGCGTGCTGCGCGACATGCCGAGCCAGACCAGGAAGACGAAGAACGCGAGCCACGCCAGGCGCACGAAGGTCTTCCAGCGGCGCGTGGCCTTCTGCTCGTTGAGCGATGCGAAAGCGAGTTTCTCGAGCGTTGCGCGCTCCCAGCCGGGGCGCTGCGTAGGGTCTTGGGCCATGTTTCTCGGGGCGTCCTGCGAGGACGCGATGGGGGTCGCCGGCTCAAAAGGTTCGAAACCGTGGGGTTCCGTGCGGTTCGGGTCGGTCATTGATTTCAGAAAGTCAGGGGATGGAGGTTCCAGGCAGTATGCCAGTGCACCACGCCGTCGCTCTCGCTGAGGGCGATCTTCACGAGGCCGCCGCGGCACGGTCCGCCCGCGCATTCGCCGGTGTCGGGCCGGTAGACCGCGCCGTGCGTGGCGCAGAGCAGCCACTGGCCCGAATCGTCGAAGAAGCGGTCGGGCTGGAAATCCATTTCCATCGCCACATGGCTGCACCGGTTCAGGTAGGCATGCGGCCGGCCCTCGAAGCGCACAGCGAAGGCGCGGCAGGTCTCGCCGCCGTAGATCACGTCGAAAGGCACGGCCCGGCCGCCTTCGGCCAGGTCCGACGCGTTGCACAGGGGAATGCGCTGTTCTTCGCTCATGCGCGCATTCTCAGGCGTTCTCGAGCAGCCACGCCTCCAGGTCGGCGACCGAGTGGGCCACGTACAACGGCTTGAGTTCGTCGAAGCTCCCGGGCTCGTGCGCGCCGTAGCTCACGCCCACGCTCGCGCAGCCGGCATTGAGCGCGAGCTGCAGATCGTGCGTGGTGTCGCCGATCATCAGCGTGCGCTCGGCCGGAACCTCGAGTTCCTCCATCAGCTCGAGCAGCATGCGCGGATGCGGCTTGCCGAAGGTCTCGTCGGCGGTGCGCGAGGCGTCGAAGCGGTCGCGCAGCGCGACCGATTTCAGCGCCTCGTTGAGGCCGCGCCGCGACTTGCCGGTGGCCACGGCGAGCCGATGGCCGCGCGCCCGCAGGGCATCGAGCATCTGCAGCACGCCGTCGAACAGCACCAGGTCGTCCTGGTGCTGGAGGTAGTGGTAGCGGTAGCGGGCGCCGAGCTCCGCGTATTTCTCGCGCGGCACGTCGGGCGCCGCGCGTGCGAGCGCTTCGGCCAGGCCCAGGCCGATCACCCAGGAGGCATCGTTCTCGCTCGGCTTCGCGCCGCCCACGTCGACCACCGCCGCCTGGATGCAGCGGACGATCAGCCGCGTGGAGTCGTAGAGCGTGCCGTCCCAGTCGAAGGCGATCAGGTCGAAGCGCAGGGGTCTGGAAGAAGAATCAGTCATGGGCCGTGGGAATGGGATGTTGGGCCAGCGCCTCGCGCGCGGGCGGCGGCATCAGGGTGTGCAGTTCGGGCGGCAGGTCGGCCTGCAGCGCCACGCGCGCACCGGTCGCCGGGTGGTTGAACTGCAGGCGCCAGGCATGCAGGAACATGCGCCGCAGGCCGAGTTTGTGGAGCACGCGCTGACGCTCGAAATCGCCGTACTTGTCGTCGCCCGCGATCGGGTGGCCGGCCGACGCCAGGTGCACGCGGATCTGGTGCGTGCGGCCGGTCTTGATGGTGACGGCCAGCAGCGACATCGGCGCGACATCCCCCGCCAGCGTGAGCCGTGCGAGCACGCGCACCAGCGTCACCGCGCGCATGGCATCGGGATGGTCCTTCGCCACCACGCGCACGCGGCGCTCGCCGGCGCCCGGGCCGTCGCCGGGCAGCAGGTAGCGCGCCAGGGGCGCATCGAGCACCTTCTTGTTGGCGGGCCAGATACCTTCGACCAGCGCCAGGTAGGTCTTGCCGGTCTCGCGCTCGCGGAACTGGTCCTGCAGCGCCACCAGCGCACTGCGCTTCTTGGCGACGAGCAGGATGCCCGAGGTCTCGCGGTCGAGCCGGTGCACCAGTTCCAGGAATTTCGCCGCTGGCCGCGCGGTGCGCAGCTGCTCGATGACGCCGAAGCTCACGCCGCTGCCGCCGTGCACCGCCACGCCGGCGGGCTTGTCGATGGCCAGCACCGCCTCGTCCTCGAGCAGCACCGGGAACTCGCGCGCGGGGGCGGGCGGCTGCGCGCCCTCTTCGGCGCGCGGCGAAATGCGCACCGGCGGCAGGCGCAGCACGTCCCCGGCCTCGATGCGGGTCTCGGCCTGCACGCGCCCCTTGTTGATGCGCACCTCGCCCGAACGGATGATCCGGTAGACGTGCGTCTTGGGAACGCCCTTCAGGTGGCGGAACAGGAAGTTGTCGAGCCGCTGGCCGGCCGATTCGGCATCCACGGTAATGAATTGGATGGACGCGCCGGGCGCGGCGCCTTCGTTTCCCGCAATTTGGGCCGCCGCGGGGCTTTGCTTCGCACCTATAATGTTTTTCACCAGCGCGGTCGTGTAAGTGCTTGATTAGACAGAAGTTTAGACCACTGCAGTCAAACACCCACGACAGCGCTGCGAGGTCGATGCCGCTTTGGCGCCGAGACTGCAAACCCCGCGCAAGCGCGCAAAGTGGCAGGCCCGGCGTCCAAGTCAAGCCGACACCCACGAAACACCGATACGGAATACCCAGCCGGCAGCTTCCAAGCTGCCGGCGGATCGAAGCGAGTCCCTTGTGTTGATGCTGCTGATTCAACTGTGCCTGCGCTGGCCGACCTGGCTTCTGCCAGCGGCCTCGGGCATCGGATCATCCGCACCGCGCGCCACCATTGCGCAACCGGCCGTCAAAAAGATGGCCGCTCAACACCGAATCTGGCTCGCGCCCATCCACGCGCCCCCACCCCGGCTGTCCTCCTGAGCTGACGCTCTAGAGGTCTGTTCGCGCCTGGCGCAACAGCACGGCAACCGGGGCCAAGCGGCAATTCCCCTCGTTTCGCGGGCGTCGTCCGTGCATCGTTGGCCCGTCATGGGCCGGTAGAACGATACATAGAAGGACAACGCATCATGAAGCGGATGCTGATCAATGCCACGCAGGCCGAAGAACGCCGCCTGGCCATCGTCGACGGACAGAAGCTCCTCGACTACGAAATCGAAATCGAAGGGCGCGAACAGCGCAAGGGCAACATCTACAAGGCCGTCGTGACGCGCGTCGAGCCCTCGCTCGAAGCCTGCTTCGTCGACTACGGCGAAGACCGCCACGGCTTCCTGCCGTTCAAGGAAATCTCCCGCCAGTACTTCGCCGAAGGCGTCTCCGCCAGCCAGGCGCGCATCCAGGACGTCATCAAGGAAGGCCAGGAACTGGTCGTCCAGGTCGAAAAGGAAGAGCGCGGCAACAAGGGCGCGGCGCTGACCACCTTCATCTCGCTGGCCGGCCGCTACGTCGTGCTGATGCCCAACAACCCGCGCGGCGGCGGCGTGAGCCGGCGCATCGAGGGCGACGACCGCGCCGAGCTCAAGGAGGCGATGGACCAGCTCGAGTACCCGAAGGGCATGAGCATCATCGCGCGCACCGCCGGCATCGGCCGCTCGGCGCCCGAACTCCAGTGGGACCTGAACTACCTGCTCAAGCTCTGGAGCGCCATCGACGGCGCGGCCAAGGGCGGCAAGGGCGCCTTCCTGATCTACCAGGAGTCCTCCCTCGTCATCCGCGCCATCCGTGACTACTTCAATCACGACATCGGCGACATCCTGATCGACACCGACGACATCTACGACCAGGCCCAGCAGTTCATGGCGCACGTCATGCCCGAGCATGCCTCGCGCGTGAAGCGCTACCGCGACGACGCGGCGCTGTTCAGCCGCTTCCAGATCGAGCACCAGATCGAGTCGGCCTATGCCCGCACCGTGCAGCTGCCCTCGGGCGGCGCCATCGTGATCGACCACACCGAGGCGCTGGTCTCGGTCGACGTGAACTCGGCCCGTGCCATCAAGGGCGGCGACATCGAGGAGACCGCCACCCGCACCAACCTCGAGGCCGCCGACGAAGTGGCGCGCCAGATGCGCCTGCGCGACCTCGGCGGCCTGATCGTCATCGACTTCATCGACATGGACGAGTCGAAGAACCGCCGCGAGGTCGAAAGCCGCCTGCGCGATGCGCTGCGGCAGGACCGCGCCCGCGTCCAGTTCGGCTCGATCAGCAAGTTCGGCCTGATGGAAATGAGCCGCCAGCGCCTGAAGCCGGCGCTCAGCGAAGGCTCGTCGATCCCCTGCCCGCGCTGCGGCGGCTCGGGCCACATCCGCGACACCGAATCGAGCGCGCTGCAGATCCTGCGCATCATTCAGGAAGAGTCGATGAAGGACAACACGGCCGCCGTGCACGTGCAGGTGCCGGTGGAAGTCGCCTCGTTCCTGCTGAACGAGAAGCGCCCCGAGATCGCCAAGATCGAGCTCAAGCAGCGCGTCACCGTGCTCATGGTGCCGAACAAGACGCTGGAAACGCCGAACTACAAGCTCGAACGCCTGAAGCACGACGATCCGCGCCTCGACCACATCGAAGCCAGCTACAAGATGGCCGACGAGATCGAGGACCCGACCTCGGTCACGCGCCGTTCGCAGGAACCCACCAACAAGCAGACGCCGGTCATCAAGGGCGTGCTGCCCGATGCGCCGGCGCCCGTGTCGGTGCCCAAGCCCGAAGCCGCGCGCGCCCCCGCGACCGCGGCGCCCGCACCGGTCGCACCGCCCGTGGCCGCCGCGCCCGCGCCGGCCGAGACCGGCTTCTTCGCCCGCATCAAGAGCTGGTTCTCCGGCGCCCCGGCCGCGGCACCGGCGCCGGCCGTGATCCCGGTCGAGCCGCCCAAGCCCACGCGCCGCGATGGCGGCCGCCCGGGCCGTGACGGCGAAGCGCGCGGCAACGCACGCGACGGTGAACAGCGCCGTGGCGGCCGCAATGGCGAAGGCCGCGGCGACGGCAGCAGCAACCGCGCCGGTGGCCGCGACGGCGAACGCCGCGGCGGCCGCGGTGGCGAACGCCGCGAAGGCCGCGAGCAGCGCGAAGGCCGCGGCAGCGAACTGCGCAACGAAGCCGCCCAGCCGCGCGAACAGCGCGAGCCCCGCGAGGCGCGCGCGCCGCGCGACGGCGAGCAGCGCCGTGGCGGCCGTGGTGAACGCCGCGAAGGCGAGGGCCGCAGTGCACGCGCAGGCACGCCCGAGCTGATCGACGGCAGCAACCTCGAAGCCCAGCAACAGCTCGCGCCCAACGGCGCGGCAGGCGACGAAGGCCAGGCGGCGACCGAACGCGCACCGCGCGCCCGCGGCGAACGCCGGGAACGTGGCGAGCGCGGCGGTGCCGAGGCATCGCGCGACGCTTCGGCCGGCGACAACGCTGTCGCACAGGACGGCACCACGCCCACCGAGCGCGCGCCGCGCGGCGGCCGTGAAGAGCGCGGCCCGCGTGGCGAGCGCGGCGAAGGCCGCCGCGAGCGCCGTGGCGAAGGCCAGCCGCGCTTCGCAGGCAACGACGGCGAAGCGGCGGAGGCAACCGCAGCCTTCGACAATGCAGCCGAAGCAGCAGCACCGAATGCCGAAGGCGAAGCCGGCGGCAGCGAGCAGCAGGCGCCGCGCCGCGAAGGCGAAGAGCGCCGCGGCCGTTCGCGCGACCGCTACGGCCGCGACCGCCGCGAGCGCGCCCCGCGCGACGAAAGCGAAGCTGCCGAAGGTGCCGCGGCGACCGCCGAAGCCGGCGACCTCAGCGCCCCCGCCCAGGTGGCCGACCGCAGCGCCGAGGCCGAAGAAGCACCGGTGCGCCGCAGCTACTTCGACCGCAGCGCCGAAGCACCGGCCGCCGCGCACGTCCAGGCGCCTGCGCCCGCCCCGGCCCCGGCCCCTGTCGCGGCGGCTCCGGTCGCTGCCGCACCTGCCGTGGTCGCCGCCGCACCCAGCGTGGCGAGCCAGCCGGCCCCCGCTGCCAACGGCCGCGCGCTGCCGAAGGTCCAGCCCTTCCAGCTGCCGCTCGACGAGCTCGCGCAGATCGCCGAGAAGTCCGGCCTGCAGTGGGTGAACTCCGACGCCGAACGCATCGCGCAGGCGCGCGCGGCCATCGCGGCCGAGCCGAAGCCGGTGCACGTGCCGCGCGAGCGCCCGCCGGCCGTCGTGCTCGACGACGGTCCGCTGGTGCTGGTCGAGACCCGTCGCGACCTCGGCGCGATGAGCCTGCCGTTCGAAAAGACCGCGTCGGCTGCCGATGCGCAGCAGGGCGTGAACTGACGCGGATCCGCGGGAAAGCGCATCCGGGCCCTGCGCCCGATGCTCCATGAAAAACGGCGCCTCATCGGCGCCGTTTTTCTTTGCTGTGTTCGGCGGCCCGTCGCGCCTGCCGCCTTCGTTCGTCAGGCCTTCTCGGTCTGCGCCTGCGCAGCGCGCTTCCAAGCTGCGGCCGCCTGCTCCTCGTCGCCGCGCGCCTCGGCCAGTTCGGCGAGCGCGAGCCAGGCGCGGCGGTACAGGTCCACGTCCTGCAGGCCGAGGCCGGCCTGCGTGAGCAGTTGCTGCGCCTTGCCCCAGAGCTGGCGCTTCATGCACGCCATGCCCGCGAGGTACTGCAGGTTCGGGTCGCGCGGGTTGTTGCGCTGCGCCGTCTCGATGCGTGCGAGCCATTCGGCGTCGACCGAATCGAGGCCGGCTTCGAGTGCGCGCGCGAGCTTGACGCGCAGGGCGTCGCCGAGCCCGTGCGGCTGCGACACCATGCGCTCCCAGGCCGGCACCAGCCAGCCGCGCGCGACCGACAGATCGCCGCGCAGCGCCACCATCCGCTGCGCCGCATGGATCGCCACTTCGGGCATCTCGCGTTCGGCAGGATCGAGTTCCGACCAGGCGCGAAGCAGTTGCGCGGGATCGTGCGCGCCCGAGAGCAGGTCGGTGGCGAGCCCGCGTACGATGCTCTGCGCGGCGGCTTCCGAGAAGGCCCGGTGCTTCGCGAGCAGCCGTGCGGTTTCGAGCGCCTCGAGCGTGCGCCGCTCCTGGCGCGCCGCCTTCAGTCGGATGCGCAGCGCGAGCGTGCGGCGCTGCACGCCCTGCGGCAGTTCCTCGAGCCGCGCCAGCGCCGCCGCGGGATCGCGGTCCTCGAGCGCCCAGCGCGCGGCGCGCAGCTGCACGCCTTCACGCGTCTCGGGGCTCGCGAGCATGGTGCGGTCGGCGCTTTCGTTGAGCGCCTGCTGCAGATGCGCATCGCGCGCGGGCCGGTCCTGCAGCGCCTGCGCGCTTTCCGCCGCCAGCAGATGCGAGAGCACGCGCACCTGCTGCGCCTGCGGCAACCTGGCGTCGAGCGCCGCGAGCGTCTTCTCCTGCACCAGCGCGGCCTGCGCGGCCTTGCGCGCGCGCGAGAAGCGCCCCGAGAGCAGTTGCACCATCGCGTCGAGCAGGGCCGCATGCAGCGTGCGCTCCTTCTGCTGCAGCCGCCACTGGCGCGCCTGCGTCGGCAGCGAGAACAGCGCCGAGAGGCCGCGCAGCGCGAGGTGCAGCAGCGCGAAGGCCGCGAACAGGATCAGCAGCACGAGGTTCAGCGACAGATCGACGCGCCACGGCGGCCAGAACACTGTGATCGTGCCCTGGTTGTTGCCGGCGAACAGCGCCACGGCGGCGGCGATGGCGAACAGGCCGAGGAGCCAGAGTGCGGCGCGCATGTCAGGACTCCCGCCGGGCCGTCCCAAGGGAGGCCTGCGCCCCCTCGGGGGGCAGCGCATACACGAAGTGAGGAGCGTGGCGGCTCATGTCAGGCCTCCCGCCGGGCCGCCCCAAGGGAGGCCTGCGCCCCCTCGGGGGGCAGCGAATACACGAAGTGATGAGCGTGGGGGCCTCATGTCAGCGCCCCGCCGCCGCGGTGGTCAGCGCCGCCAGGGTCTCGTCGATGCGCGGCGGCTCGACGTTCTTCACCTGCGCCTGCAACTGCTGCAGCAGCGTCGCGGCCGCCTGCGTGCGCCGCGAGGCGGGATCGAAATAGCGGTTCAGCGAAGCGGCCACGGTGGCGAGTTCGCTGCGCGCGGTGTCCATCTGCCGCGACAGCAGCGACAGCCGCGCGTTGAGCAGCTTGAGCTTGAGGTTCTCGCGCAGGAAGTAGGTCTGGTCGGGCGCGAGCAGCACGGCCTCCGGCCGCTCGATGCGGCCGACGCGCACCAGCGAGCGCAGTTCGCCGCGCACCGTCAGCAGCGCGCGCTCCCACCATGCGGCGTCGGCCGGGATCGGTTCGGGCTGCCAGGTGTTGAGCCCGCTGCCGCGCATCGCGACGGCATTGAGCGGCGGCAGGTCGTCGATGCCGCGCATCAGCTCGTCGAGCTTCTGCAGCGCTTCGCCGTTGTCGGCGCTCGCGCTGCTGCGCAGCCGGTCGGCGTCGCGCTGGATCGCGCGCTGCAGCGGTGCCAGCCGCGGCTGTGCCGCGCGCGCGATGCGCAGGTCGCCCGACTTCAGCGCCGCGAGCAGCGGCTCGACGCTGCCCGTGACCTGGGCCTGCTGCAGTGCGAGCCGCACGGCCGACTCGATGTCCACCACGAGGTTCTCGTCGCGCGAACGCGAGAGGCTCTGCATCAGTTCCTCGAGCTGCGAGCGCTGCAGCGCGACCTCGGCCACGCGGGTCTCGGTCAGCGCCGCGCGGGCCGCCGTGTCGCGCACCGTGTCCATGGCCTGGCGCGCGAGCGTGCGCGCCTCGAGCGACTGCGCCTGCGCCTCGGCGCTCTGCCGCGCGAGCTGCTCCTGCATGCCGCTGACCCGTTGCCAGAGCGCGATCGCGATCACCAGCGCAGCCAGCGCCACGAGGGCGAGCAGGCCGAAGGCGATGCGGGAAAGCGTCTTGGCGGCGGCGGCCAGCGACTCGGGCGACTGCGACACCGCCATCGTGGCGGGCACCGGCGCGGTCGCGGCGGCAGCAGTGGAGGAAGGGGAGAAGTCGTCGGGCGGGGACGCGGCACTCATGGCAACGATTCTATCGACGCGATCAGCGCGTCACGCAAGGGCGCGCACACGCGGACCGTGCCGAAACCCGCGCCGCGCGCGGCTTCGCCGATGCGCGCATGGGTCGCCACCGCGCAGGCCGCGCCCCAGTCGAGTTCGGGCAGCGCAAGGCGCAGGTTGGCGATGGCCTCGGAGCTGCTGAACAGCCAGACCGCGCGGCCTGCCGCGCCTTCGTGCGCCAGCGTGCGCGCAGCGTCGTCGAACGCAGGCGGCAGGCGCCGGTAGGCGACGACGGTGTCGCGCGTGCCGCCGGCGCTGTCGATCTCGCGCGCGAGCCAGTCGCGCCCGGCCGGACGGCCCGCGGCATCGCCGCCCCGCACGATCAGCACGCGCACGCCGGCGCCCACCTGCGACCGCACGCGCTCCCACAGCGCCTCGGAATCGAAGCGCGCGGCGTCCGCGGGCGGCGCGTCGATGGCCTCTTCCGGCACGCCGGCGTGCCGCAGCGCGCGCGTGGTGCCTGGCCCGGTGGCCCAGCAGCGCAGCCCGGGCGGCAGCGCGCCCGCACCCTCGCCGGGGCCCGCATGGTGGAAGAACTGCTCCACCGCCGTGGCGCTCACGAACATCAGCGCGGCATGGTCGGCCAGATGCGCCCAGGCCGCGCGCAGCGGCGCCGGGTCGAGCGCGGGTTCGATGACGATCAGCGGCAGCGCCAGCGCTTCCATGCCGGCGGCGCGGAAATCGCGCACCCACTGCGCGGCCTCGCGCGCGGGCCGCGTCACGATGACGGGCTTCGCGGCCATGCCTCGGCGCGCCGCCTCAGCGGGCTCCGGCTTCGCGCAGCAGGCCGGCCGCGTGCTCGCCCAGCGTGCCGGCCTGCGACAGATCGGCCACCTCGGCGCGGGCATCGACGCGCACCAGCGTCGCGCGGCCTTCAGGGTCGCCCCAGGCGGCATCGATGCGCAGTGCGCCATCGGGCTGCCAGCGTGCATGCGCGGCGAGCGGCATGGAGCAGCTGCCGCCCATGGCGCGGCTCACCGCACGTTCGGCGGCGGTCGCGAGCCAGTCGCGCGGGTGCGCGAGCGTGCCGAGCAGCGCGATCAGATCGGCGCGGTCGGCGCGCACCTCGATGCCGAGGGCGCCCTGCCCCGCCGCGGGCAGCATGGTGTCGGGGTCGAAGGCGACGCGGATGCGCGCCTCCAGGCCGAGCCGCTTGAGCCCGGCCGCCGCGAGCACGATCGCGTCGTACTGGCCTTCGTCGAGCTTGCGCAGCCGGGTGTCGAGGTTGCCGCGCAGCGGCTCGATGCGCAGGTCGGGCCGCAGCGCGCGCAGCAGCACCACGCGGCGCAGGCTCGAGGTGCCGACCACCGCGCCCTGCGGCAGTTCGTCGAGCGAGGCGTAGCGCGGCGACACCAGCGCATCGCGCGGGTCTTCGCGCTCCAGCACGCAGGCGAGCACGAAGCCGTCGGGCAGGTCCATCGGCACGTCCTTGAGCGAATGGACGGCGATGTCGGCGCGGCCTTCCTCGAGCGCGAGCTCGAGCTCCTTCACGAAGAGGCCCTTGCCGCCCACCTTGCTGAGCGATTTGTCGAGGATCTGGTCGCCCCGGGTGGTCATGCCGAGCAGGCTGACGGCGTGGCCGCGGGCCTGGAGCAGCTGCTGCACGTGTTCGGCCTGCCACAGGGCCAGCCGGCTTTCGCGCGTGGCGATCACGATAGGGCTCAAGACCGCTCCCAAAAAAGTACGAGTTCCAAACGGCCGGAATGCTAGCATGTTGCGCCGCAGCAACGCAGGCGGCGTCTTCTTTCACGTCCAGGAACAACCATCGAATGAAAGCCAGCAAGACACCTGCGCCCGCGAAGCGCCGGCAAGCCGAAGACCAACCCCTCATCGACGACATCCGGCTGTTGGGCCGCATCCTCGGCGACGTGATCCGCGAGCAGGAGGGGCCCGAGACCTACGCGCTGGTCGAGAAGGTCCGCACGCTCTCGGTCGCGTTCCGCCGCGATGCCGACCATGCGGCCGACCGCGCGCTCAAGAACCTGCTCAAGGGGCTGAGCGCCGTCGAGACGGTGCGCGTGATCCGCGCCTTCACCTACTTCAGCCATCTTGCCAAC
It encodes the following:
- a CDS encoding SAM-dependent methyltransferase; translated protein: MTTPGKLYLVPAPLDFGCDPLAPLQDVLPLGTLQTAAGITHWICENAKSARAYLKRIDAVVPLAAPLQAQDIRELPREVHKKGDHAGQFDARPLLAAALEGHDVGLLSEAGMPAVADPGSSVARAAHELGLAVVPLTGPVSLLLALAASGLNGQNFAFVGYLPQDAGERQARIRELEALALRTGQTQLFIETPYRNAALLQALVQTLQHNTRLAVARGLTLASAQVRSQTVKAWRAKPQDVADERLPAVFAIGR
- a CDS encoding MFS transporter, with the protein product MEVTTGHRWASRAQFFSSGFIFATWGVHVPTVKAHYGIDEAQLGIAMLAAGAGAMVGLTSAGRWIGRHGPRRMAALCGCIYALLLAGLIAMPGYPALLGLLAAFGLVTSVFDVAINTEAAQLELHGARPLMSGMHGMFSLGGMAGAASGSAVLAAGLGPQAHLLWVAAAMVLVVAIASTRMLPPAAAPADAAPAARGFRLPRGTLAVLGVLAALGLIAEGAIYDWSVLYMQQELRSPQEQAALAYASFSAAMAAARFGGDAMRARFSPAALLLGSGVLAAAAMTLVLLTDLPWVALAGFAGVGIGFANVVPILFGASARVPGVEPASGIAAVSAVAYLGFMAGPAVIGLLARASSLTAALYVVVVFAVALAASARFTEGGSRA
- a CDS encoding S49 family peptidase, which encodes MTDPNRTEPHGFEPFEPATPIASSQDAPRNMAQDPTQRPGWERATLEKLAFASLNEQKATRRWKTFVRLAWLAFFVFLVWLGMSRSTPSAAKSTAHTAVVEIKGEIANGGDASAEFVIAAMKTAFEDEGAKGIVLLINSPGGSPVQAGIISDEIKRLKAKHKKPVYAVVEETCASAAYYIAAATDKIFVDKASIVGSIGVLMDGFGFTGVMEKVGVERRLLTAGENKGFLDPFSPMNDAQRAHAQAMLNQIHTQFINVVKSGRGDRLKLDTPGLFSGLFWSGEQAVQFGLADQLGNVDYVAREVIKAEEVTDYTRRDNVAEKLAKKFGAAMGDAAVRSMQLASPALR
- a CDS encoding Rieske 2Fe-2S domain-containing protein — protein: MSEEQRIPLCNASDLAEGGRAVPFDVIYGGETCRAFAVRFEGRPHAYLNRCSHVAMEMDFQPDRFFDDSGQWLLCATHGAVYRPDTGECAGGPCRGGLVKIALSESDGVVHWHTAWNLHPLTF
- a CDS encoding HAD-IA family hydrolase — translated: MTDSSSRPLRFDLIAFDWDGTLYDSTRLIVRCIQAAVVDVGGAKPSENDASWVIGLGLAEALARAAPDVPREKYAELGARYRYHYLQHQDDLVLFDGVLQMLDALRARGHRLAVATGKSRRGLNEALKSVALRDRFDASRTADETFGKPHPRMLLELMEELEVPAERTLMIGDTTHDLQLALNAGCASVGVSYGAHEPGSFDELKPLYVAHSVADLEAWLLENA
- a CDS encoding RluA family pseudouridine synthase; the protein is MKNIIGAKQSPAAAQIAGNEGAAPGASIQFITVDAESAGQRLDNFLFRHLKGVPKTHVYRIIRSGEVRINKGRVQAETRIEAGDVLRLPPVRISPRAEEGAQPPAPAREFPVLLEDEAVLAIDKPAGVAVHGGSGVSFGVIEQLRTARPAAKFLELVHRLDRETSGILLVAKKRSALVALQDQFRERETGKTYLALVEGIWPANKKVLDAPLARYLLPGDGPGAGERRVRVVAKDHPDAMRAVTLVRVLARLTLAGDVAPMSLLAVTIKTGRTHQIRVHLASAGHPIAGDDKYGDFERQRVLHKLGLRRMFLHAWRLQFNHPATGARVALQADLPPELHTLMPPPAREALAQHPIPTAHD